One Deinococcus planocerae DNA window includes the following coding sequences:
- a CDS encoding PEGA domain-containing protein translates to MKKLLMIPAAMLLGTAAAAPRISAQSIIVNPTQPDLAVSVQVDRDASGNSNPTYRVGENIRISTTVNRDAYVYLFNVDANGEVTQILPNRLSEGNFVKANTATVFPAPGANFTFTVGEDVGLNKVLALASLTPLNLDQISSFKTQQDQFATVTARGQQQLAQALSIVVNPIPQNSWVSDTAFFTVVAQNPVQTGSLFVGTNVAGATVILNGQRLGGANVTYTNIRPGTYPVRVQAPGFRDYTTTISVRAGSTTNLNVEFAQAVTPAPVVSNQFTLSIRSRVEGARVFVDGQEVGTIRGGVLSVTVPRGGREVVLIAPGFRTFIGNYNVNRDAQITITPAR, encoded by the coding sequence ATGAAAAAGCTTCTGATGATCCCCGCCGCGATGCTGCTCGGCACCGCCGCCGCGGCTCCCCGAATCAGCGCCCAGAGCATCATCGTGAACCCCACGCAGCCCGACCTCGCGGTGAGCGTGCAGGTGGACCGCGACGCCAGCGGGAACAGCAACCCCACCTACCGGGTCGGCGAGAACATCCGCATCAGCACGACCGTCAACCGCGACGCCTACGTGTACCTCTTCAACGTGGACGCGAACGGGGAAGTCACCCAGATCCTCCCCAACCGCCTGAGCGAGGGCAACTTCGTCAAGGCGAACACCGCGACCGTCTTCCCGGCCCCCGGCGCCAACTTCACCTTCACCGTCGGTGAGGACGTCGGCCTGAACAAGGTCCTCGCGCTCGCCAGCCTGACGCCGCTGAACCTCGACCAGATCAGCTCCTTCAAGACCCAGCAAGACCAGTTCGCCACCGTCACGGCGCGCGGCCAGCAGCAGCTCGCCCAGGCGCTGAGCATCGTGGTCAACCCCATTCCCCAGAACAGTTGGGTCAGCGACACCGCCTTCTTCACCGTGGTCGCCCAGAACCCCGTGCAGACCGGCAGCCTCTTCGTGGGCACGAACGTCGCGGGTGCGACCGTGATCCTCAACGGGCAGCGGCTCGGCGGCGCGAACGTCACCTACACGAACATCCGCCCCGGCACCTACCCCGTGCGCGTGCAGGCCCCCGGCTTCCGCGACTACACCACGACCATCTCGGTCCGTGCGGGCAGCACCACCAACCTGAACGTCGAGTTCGCCCAGGCCGTCACGCCCGCCCCCGTGGTGAGCAACCAGTTCACCCTCTCGATCCGCAGCCGCGTCGAGGGCGCCCGGGTCTTCGTGGACGGCCAGGAGGTCGGCACCATCCGCGGCGGCGTCCTGAGCGTGACCGTGCCCCGCGGTGGCCGCGAGGTCGTCCTGATCGCCCCGGGCTTCCGCACCTTCATCGGCAACTACAACGTCAACCGCGACGCCCAGATCACCATCACCCCCGCCCGCTGA
- a CDS encoding NUDIX hydrolase, protein MTLPGEAPDLLDAAQADPWAVWVGGRTRIPLDLPEYRRAAVLVALTREPDPRVLLTVRSAELPTHRGQISFPGGSLEPGETPVRGALREAQEEVGLDPAAVTVLGELDDVFTPIGFHVTPVLARVPAAPSLTLSAEVAQIITPTLGELRALPLGTEWRTLPGGERVPLYRYPWRGHDIWGMTARVLHDLLTHGPTGTERQEPPPRG, encoded by the coding sequence GTGACGCTCCCCGGCGAGGCGCCCGACCTGCTCGACGCCGCGCAGGCCGACCCGTGGGCCGTGTGGGTGGGGGGCCGCACCCGCATCCCGCTCGACCTGCCCGAGTACCGCCGCGCCGCCGTGCTCGTGGCGCTCACCCGCGAGCCCGACCCGCGCGTGCTGCTCACCGTGCGCTCGGCGGAGTTGCCGACCCACCGGGGGCAGATCAGCTTTCCGGGCGGCAGCCTGGAGCCGGGCGAGACGCCGGTACGGGGCGCCCTGCGCGAGGCGCAGGAGGAGGTGGGCCTCGACCCCGCCGCGGTCACAGTCCTCGGCGAACTCGACGATGTGTTCACCCCCATCGGCTTTCACGTCACGCCCGTGCTCGCCCGCGTTCCCGCCGCTCCAAGCCTCACCCTCTCCGCCGAGGTCGCGCAGATCATCACCCCCACCCTGGGTGAGCTGCGCGCCCTGCCCCTGGGTACCGAGTGGCGCACCCTCCCGGGCGGCGAGCGCGTGCCCCTCTACCGCTACCCGTGGCGCGGGCACGACATCTGGGGCATGACGGCCCGCGTGCTGCATGACCTCCTCACCCACGGGCCGACGGGGACGGAACGGCAAGAACCCCCACCGCGGGGGTGA
- a CDS encoding MazG family protein → MQDLLHTLRRLRAPDGCPWDREQTHASLRPYLLEEAAEAVDAVSEGGEALAGELGDVLLQVAFHSVIAEEAGTFEYADVERLIVEKLVRRHPHVFGEVQVSGADEVVTNWQAIKAAERGGRPRSAAERVPAALGALARETQAQKLAGRAKGGREGVEAALQGAPDSSEGVADVLAAVVAWARGLGVDAEVALRERTHGILTALPDPEAPAQTVQAVQ, encoded by the coding sequence ATGCAAGACCTGCTGCACACGCTGCGACGACTGCGGGCCCCGGACGGCTGCCCGTGGGACCGCGAACAGACCCACGCGTCCCTGCGCCCCTACCTGCTGGAAGAGGCCGCCGAGGCGGTGGACGCCGTCTCCGAGGGCGGCGAGGCGCTCGCCGGGGAACTCGGGGACGTGCTCCTCCAGGTGGCCTTCCACTCCGTCATCGCCGAGGAGGCGGGCACCTTCGAGTACGCGGATGTCGAGCGCCTGATCGTCGAAAAGCTCGTGCGGCGCCATCCGCACGTCTTCGGGGAGGTGCAGGTCTCGGGGGCCGACGAGGTGGTCACGAACTGGCAGGCGATCAAGGCCGCCGAGCGCGGCGGCAGGCCCCGCAGCGCCGCCGAGCGGGTGCCCGCCGCGCTAGGAGCGCTCGCCCGCGAGACGCAGGCCCAGAAACTCGCCGGGCGCGCGAAGGGAGGCCGCGAGGGGGTCGAGGCCGCCTTGCAGGGGGCGCCCGACTCCAGCGAGGGCGTCGCGGACGTGCTCGCGGCGGTCGTCGCCTGGGCGCGGGGGCTGGGCGTGGACGCCGAGGTGGCCCTGCGTGAGCGGACGCACGGGATCCTCACGGCGCTGCCCGACCCCGAGGCGCCCGCGCAGACCGTGCAGGCGGTGCAGTGA